CCCGACCTGCCCGGCGTGCAAGAGCGGTGGGGCGCCGAGGTGTTGCACTGTCCGTACTGCCACGGCTACGAGGTGCGCGACCAGCCGTTGGGCCTGCTCGGCGGAGCGGACCCCCGGGTGCTGCACCTCGCGTTGCTGCTGCCGCAATGGTCCGACGACGTGATCCTGTTCCCGCACACCATGGAACTGTCCGACGCCGACCGCGGCCGGCTCTCCGCCGTGGGCGTGCGGATCGTCGAGGGAACGGTCGCCCGGCTGGTGATCGACGGTACGTTGCGCGCAGTGGAACTGACCGACGGCCGGACCGTCTCGCGCTCGGCGCTGTTCGTCGCGCCCCGTTTCGTGCCGGAGGCCGATCTGCTGCACGGGCTCGGCTGCGCATTCGACGACAAGGGATGGGTGGTCGCCGACCCGGCGGGACGCACCAGCGTGCCCGGGGTCTGGGCCGCGGGGAACGTCGCGAACGCCGCGGCTCAGGTCGTCGTCGCGGCGGGCGCGGGGTACACCGCCGCGGTCGACATCAACGGCGATCTGGCCCTGGCGGCCGCCCAAATGCCCGTTTCGACGGGTTAGGTGGGCAGGTATCGCCCGAAGCTGAGAATTCCGTATGGATTCCGGAACACTTCCAGCTGGGACGGTAAGCTATGAGTTGTAGGCGGAGTCTTCGGTGTCCCTCATCCACCGAAGACTCCGCCTTACTTTTTGTTTGTGCGCGCAGCCCCGCCCCTGCGGAAATCCGTTGAGCCCGACTACTAGAATCGTCGGGTGACCAGCGCAGCCCCTGACAATCCACGTAATCGTGCCGATGCCCTTCCCAAGAGCTGGAACCCCGGCGAGGTAGAGGCCTCGATGTACGAGCGCTGGGTAGCCGCTGGCTATTTCGAGGCGGACGTCACCAGCGACAAGCCGCCGTACTCCATCGTGCTACCCCCGCCGAACGTCACCGGTAACCTGCACATCGGCCATGCCCTCGACCACACCCTGATGGACACCCTCACCCGCCGCAAGCGGATGCAGGGCTACGAGGTGCTGTGGCTGCCCGGCATGGACCACGCCGGAATCTCCACCCAGACAGTGGTGGAGAAGCAGCTGGCCGTCGACGGCAAGACCAAGGAAGACTTCGGTCGCGAGCTGTTCATCGACAAGGTGTGGGACTGGAAGCGCGAATCCGGTGGCGCCATCCAGTGGCAGATGCGCGCGCTCGGCGACGGCGTCGACTGGAGCCGGGACCGATTCACCCTCGACGACGGCCTGTCCCGCGCCGTGCAGACGATCTTCAAGCGGCTCTACGACGCCGGGCTGATCTACCGCGCCGAGCGATTGGTCAACTGGTCGCCCGCGCTGCGCACCGCGATCTCCGACATCGAGGTCAAGTACGAGGACGTCGAAGGCGAACTGGTCTCGCTCCGGTACGGCTCGCTCGACGACGACGAACCGCACGTGATCGTCGCAACCACCCGTGTCGAGACGATGCTCGGCGACACCGCGGTGGCCGTGCACCCGGAGGACCCGCGCTACCGGGCGCTGGTCGGCACCACCCTCGAACACCCCATCACCGGCCGGCAGATCCCGATCATCGCCGACGACTACGTCGATCCCGAGTTCGGTTCCGGCGCAGTGAAGATCACCCCCGCGCACGACCCGAACGACTTCGAGATGGGCGTGCGGCACAGCCTGCCGATGCCGAACATCATGGACGAGCGCGGTCGGATCGTCGATACCGGAACCGAATTCGACGGCATGGACCGGTTCGAGGCGCGCGTCGCGGTGCGTGAGCGGCTCGCCGCTGAGGGCCGGGTGGTCGCCGAGAAGCGGCCGTACCTGCACAGCGTCGGACATTCCGAGCGCAGCGGCGAGCCGATCGAACCGCGCCTGTCCATGCAGTGGTGGGTCAAGGTCGAGTCGCTGGCCAAGGCCGCCGGTGACGCGGTGCGCAACGGCGACACCGTGATTCACCCGGCCAGCTCCGAGCCGCGCTGGTTCGACTGGGTCGACAACATGCACGACTGGTGCATCTCGCGACAGCTCTGGTGGGGTCACCGCATCCCGATCTGGTACGGCCCCGAGGGCGAGGTGCTGTGTGTCGGTCCCGACGAGACCGCGCCCGAGGGCTACGTGCAGGACCCGGACGTGCTCGACACCTGGTTCTCCTCCGGGCTGTGGCCGTTCTCCACGCTGGGCTGGCCCGACGCGACACCGGAACTGGAAAAGTTCTACCCGACGAACGTGCTCGTCACCGGCTACGACATCCTGTTCTTCTGGGTGGCCCGGATGATGATGTTCGGCACGTTCGTGGCCGACGACCCGGTGCTCACTGCGGGCAAGAACGGCGCGCGGCAGGTGCCGTTCAAGGATGTGTTCCTGCACGGCCTGATCCGCGATCAGCACGGCAAGAAGATGTCCAAGTCGCGTGGCAACGGCATCGACCCGCTGGTGTGGATCAACGAATACGGCGCGGACACAGTGCGTTTCACGCTGGCGCGCGGTGCGCAACCGGGTAGCGACGCGGCGGTCGGTGAGCAGCACGCGCTCGCCTCGCGCAGCTTCGTCACGAAGCTGTTCAACGCCACCAAGTTCGCGCTCATGAACGGCGCGCACACCGGGGCGCTGCCGGATCGTGCCACGCTCACCGATGCCGACCGCTGGATCCTGGACCGGCTCGAAGAGGTGCGCGCCGAAGTGGATTCGGCCTTCGACGCCTACGAGTTCAGCAAGGCCTGCGAGGCGCTGTACCACTTCGCCTGGGACGAATTGTGTGACTGGTACCTGGAATTGACCAAGGTGCAGTTCGCGGCCGAGGAAACCCGCGCCGAATCGACCCGGGTGGTGCTCGGCAGCGTGCTGGATGCGGTGCTGCGGCTGCTGCACCCGGTCATCCCGTTCGTCACCGAATCGCTGTGGCAGGCGCTGACCGGCGGCGAGTCCCTGGTGGTCGCGGCCTGGCCGCAGGCCACCGGCGTGCCGACCGATCAGGTTTCCGCGCAACGGGTTTCGGACACCCAGCGGCTCATCACCGAGATCCGCCGGTTCCGCAGCGACCAGGGTCTGGCGGACAAGCAGAAGGTGGCGGCCAAGCTCAACGGCCTCGACGCCGCCGGGCTGACCGACCTGCACGCACCGGTGGCGAACCTGGCCCGGCTCACCGAGCCCGGCGCCGATTTCGCGGCGACCGCCTCGCTGGAGGTCCGGTTGAGCGCGGCCACCGTCACGGTGGAACTGGACACCTCCGGCGCCGTCGATCTGGATGCCGAACGTCGCCGTCTGGAAAAGGATCTGGGCGTCGCGGAGAAGGAAGTGGCCACCACCACGGCCAAGCTCGGCAACGAGGCCTTCCTCGCCAAGGCGCCGGAACCGGTGGTCGCCAAGATCAAGACGCGGCAGGAGATCGCCACCGCCGAGGTGGCCCGGATCAGCGCCCGGCTCGCGGAACTGAGCGGCAAATGAACCACGAACCGGAGCCGCAATACGGCGACGAACTGCGGCACCCGGCGGCGGGGCCGCGGCTGAGTTCCGGTCCGTCGCCGGTCGAACTCGCCGAAATGGCGCTGGTGGAAGCCGAACTCGACACCCGCTGGCCGGAAACCAAGATCGAGCCGTCGCTCACCCGGATCGCCACCCTGATGGATCTGCTCGGCTCGCCGCAGCACAGCTATCCGGCGATCCATGTGGCGGGCACCAACGGCAAGACCTCGGTGACCCGGATGATCGACGCCCTGCTCACCGCGCTGCACCGGCGCACGGGCCGGATCACCAGCCCGCACTTGCAACTGGCCACCGAGCGGATCAGCATCGACAACGCGCCGATCAGCCCGGCCCAGTATGTGGAGACCTACCGCGAGCTGGTGCCGTTCATCGAGATGATCGACGCGCAGTCGGCCGACGCGGGCGGCCCGCCGATGAGCAAGTTCGAGGTGCTCACCGGCATGGCGTACGCCGCGTTCGCCGAAGCGCCGATCGATGTCGCGGTGGTGGAGACCGGCCTGGGCGGCACCTGGGACGCCACCAATGTGATCGATGGGCAGATCGCGGTGATCACCCCGATCGGCATGGACCACACCGACTTTCTCGGCACCGATCTCACCAGCATCGCGGGGGAGAAGGCCGGCATCATCAAACGCGCACCGGACCTGCTGATTCCGCGCGACACCGTCGCGATCATCGCGGAACAGGACCCGGAGGCGATGGATGTGCTGCTGCGCCGCGCCGTCGAGGTCGACGCCGCGGTGGCCCGCGAGGGCGGCGAATTCCGGGTGCTCGCCCGGCAGATCGCGGTCGGCGGCCAGCAGCTCGAATTACAGGGCCTCGGTGGCGTTTACGACGAGATCTTCCTGCCGCTGCACGGCGAGCACCAGGCGCGCAACGCGGTACTCGCGCTCGCCGCGGTCGAGGCCTTCTTCGGCGCCGGCGCCGACCGGCAGCTCGACATCGACGCCGTGCGTGCGGGTTTCGCGAATGTGACCAGTCCGGGCCGGCTCGAGCGGATGCGCAACGCGCCGACCATCTTCATCGACGCCGCGCACAATCCCGCGGGCGCGCAGGCCCTCGCGGCCACCCTCACCGCGGAGTTCGACTTCCGTAAGCTGGTCGGTGTGGTCGCGGTACTGGCAGACAAGGACGCCGACGGCATCCTCAGCGCGCTGGAGCCGGTGTTCGACGAAATCGTCGTGACCAACAACGGTTCCCCGCGCGCGATGGACGTGGACGTGCTCGCCGATCTCGCGGTCCAGCGCTTCGGCGACGAGCGCGTGATCACCGCCTCGACCCTGCCGGACGCGCTGGAGTCCGCCATCGCCATCGCCGAGGAGGTCGGCGAGGCCGGGGAGATGGTGTCCGGCGCGGGCGTCGTGGTGACCGGCTCGGTGGTGACCGCGGGCGCGACGCGCGCACTGTTCGGAAAGGACCCGGCATGACCGACGAGACCGGTTCGGTGCCACCGCCCGCCACGGACCCGTGGAAGGGTTTCCGCGGCGTCATGGCGGGCACCCTCGTGCTCGAGGCGATCGTGGTGCTGCTCGCGCTGCCGGTCGTCGGTTCGGTCGGCGGCGGGGTGACCTGGTGGTCGGGGACCTACCTCGTCGTGCTCGCCCTCGTGATGTTCCTCGGCGCCGGACTGCAGGGCCGCCCCTGGGCGATGCCGTTCAATCTGGGCCTGCAGGTTCTGGTGTTGCTCGGCACCTTCATCCATCTCTCCATCGGCATCATCGGCATCGTCTTCGCCGTGGTGTGGGGCTTCATCCTGGTGCTGCGCGCCGACGTGCGCGGCCGGATCGAGAAGGGTTTGCTGCCGAGCCAGCGGCTCCCGCGTTCCTCCTGAATCGGGCTTCGCCAAGGTCCGCCGTGTTCGCGACCGAACCGCGGGTTCGGTACCCGGTGGGGGTGCCGGTTAGAGTGTCGCCGTGACTGAGCAGACGTTGGTACTCATCAAGCCGGACGGTGTGGCCCGTGGCCTCGTCGGCGAGGTGCTGGTACGCATCGAGCGCAAGGGCCTGAAGATCGCGGCTCTCGAACTGAAGCATGTGTCCGAGGACCTGGCCAAGGGCCACTACGCCGAGCACGCCGAGAAGCCGTTCTTCGGCTCCCTGATCGAATTCATCACCTCCGGTCCGGTCGTCGCGGCCATCCTGGAGGGGCCGCGCGCCATCGCGGCGTTCCGGCAGCTCGCCGGCGGCACCGACCCGGTCGAGAAGGCCGTGCCCGGCAGCGTGCGGGGCGACTTCGCCCTGGAGACCCAGGAGAACCTGGTGCACGGGTCCGATTCGCCCGAATCCGCCAAACGAGAGATTGCTCTCTGGTTCCCGGAGTTCCGCATTTAACCGACAGTTGCCGACCCCGCCCGGTCGCGCGCGACCGCCGCGGCCGGGCCATCGACACCCATGGCAACAGCGCCTCCGGCGTGCGGCGAAGCCGAGCGTCAGCGCAGCGAAGCTTATGAGTGAGCGCAGCGTAGCCGTGCGCCGCGGCGTACTTGCCGCGCGTGGTGTGGGATACTTGGAAGCGGTTGCTGTTGATGCCGACTGTTCGCGCAGGTACGCGGATGATCGGGACGATCGCAACCGGATGACACACCGCGGTTCGATGCCGATCATCGCTGCCACGGACAAAAGGCCCGGTTGCTGGGGCCCGCTGTTCGCGTCGGCACGCTGGATGAGCGCTCACACCGTGGAGTTCAGCCAACAGCCAGGCGCCGCGTGACCAGTTAGCCCAACCGACGATCGACATGGTGATAACCGGACATGCGGGGCGAGACCAGATGACCTTGCGCCGAGCGGCGTGAGGCGAACGGACAGTGCCCCCGCGTCGGCCGCGTCACTCCTTACCGGGAGGGACGCGCCCGGGGGTCCGAGGAGACTTCGTGGCCGAACAAGAGCCATCGGGAACAACACCACAGGATGCGGAACAATTGCCGGAGCGGATCCGAGTTCATGCACTCGCCAAGCGCCTGGGAGTAACGAGCAAGCGCATCCTGGCCAAGCTCACCGAGCTGGGAGCTGACGCGCGCAGCGCGCAATCCAACGTCGACCGGGCGATCGCGGAATCCGTCCGCGACGCGCTCGGCCCGCCGGAGGGGGAGACCCCCGCGGCGACCGCCGCGCCCCAAGCCGCCGAGACTCCTGCTGCCACGGCGGACGAAACCCCGGCTGCCCCGGCCGCGGAAACCCCGGCGCCCGCCGCCGCAGCTCCGGTCGAGCAGCAGGCCGAGATCGTCGAGTCGCAGCCGAGCCGGGGCCACGGCGGCCTCGTCTTCTCCGCGCCGGACCCGATCGTCGGGTCGGCCGGCGCCGAGCGGCCGAGCGAGGTCGCGCACCAGCCGTCGATCCAGCTGTTCACCCATCCCGTCCGGGAAGAGCCGCACGTCGCCGCGCCGGTGGTCTTCGAGTCCGCCGCCGTGGTGCAGGCGCCGCTGTTCCTGCCGCCGGATGCCGCCGCGGCCGAGCAGGCCCGCCGCAAGCGCCGTACCGAGCGGGAGACCCGCCGCGAAGAGCCCGTGGTCGAGCAGGTCGAGGAAGAGCCCGAGACCGTCGAGGACGAGCAGGACACCGCCGACCAGCAGAACGACGCCGACGATCAGCCGCGCCGCAGGCGGCGGGGCCGCCGGGGCCGGGGCCGCGGTCGTGGCGAACAGCACAGCGACTCCGACGACGAGAACGACAACGACGGCGAGGCCGAGTCGGATACCGACGACGAGCAGCCCGCCGAGAACGCCGATACCGCGGAGTCGGCCGATGCGGCCGACGACAACGCCGATGCCGACGACGACGAGAACGCGGGCGACGGCTCCAGCCGCCGCCGGCGTCGGCGCCGTCGGCGCAAGGTCGCCGGTGATTCCGGTGATGCCGCCGACGTCACCGAGGACGACCCGCCGAACACCGTCGTGCACGAGCGCGAACCGCGGAACAAGAGCCGCAGCCGCGCCACCACGGTCGACGAGGTGCAGGGCATCACCGGTTCCACCCGGTTGGAGGCCAAGCGGCAGCGCCGGCGCGACGGCCGCGAGGCCGGTCGGCGCCGCCCGCCGATCCTGACCGAGTCGGAGTTCCTGGCCCGCCGTGAGGCGGTCGACCGGGTGATGGTGGTGCGCGAGAAGGCGTTCCCGGACCATCCGACCGCGACGCAGGTCGCGGTGCTCGAGGACAACATCCTGGTCGAGCACTTCGTCACCAGCACCGGGTCCGCGTCCATGGTGGGCAACGTCTACCTCGGCAAGGTGCAGAACGTGCTGCCCAGCATGGAGGCGGCGTTCGTCGACATCGGCCGCGGCCGCAACGGCGTGCTGTACGCGGGCGAGGTGAACTGGGAGGCCGCCGGGCTCGGTGGCAAGGAACGCAAGATCGAGCAGGCGCTCAAGCCCGGCGATCAGGTGCTCGTGCAGGTCTCGAAGGATCCGGTCGGGCACAAGGGTGCCCGGCTGACCACGCAGATCAGCCTGGCCGGCCGCTTCCTCGTGTACGTGCCGGGCGGCACGTCCACCGGTATCAGCCGCAAACTGCCCGATACCGAGCGCAAGCGGCTCAAGGAGATCC
This genomic stretch from Nocardia brasiliensis ATCC 700358 harbors:
- the ndk gene encoding nucleoside-diphosphate kinase, whose translation is MTEQTLVLIKPDGVARGLVGEVLVRIERKGLKIAALELKHVSEDLAKGHYAEHAEKPFFGSLIEFITSGPVVAAILEGPRAIAAFRQLAGGTDPVEKAVPGSVRGDFALETQENLVHGSDSPESAKREIALWFPEFRI
- a CDS encoding NAD(P)/FAD-dependent oxidoreductase; amino-acid sequence: MNETYEVVVVGGGAAGLSAALVLTRSRRRVAVVRGGPARNAPAEHMHGFLSRDGMPPGELLTVGAAEVAGYGGELIDDVVTKAEKIEGSADFTVQLASGRVLTARRLLIATGLRDELPDLPGVQERWGAEVLHCPYCHGYEVRDQPLGLLGGADPRVLHLALLLPQWSDDVILFPHTMELSDADRGRLSAVGVRIVEGTVARLVIDGTLRAVELTDGRTVSRSALFVAPRFVPEADLLHGLGCAFDDKGWVVADPAGRTSVPGVWAAGNVANAAAQVVVAAGAGYTAAVDINGDLALAAAQMPVSTG
- a CDS encoding valine--tRNA ligase, coding for MTSAAPDNPRNRADALPKSWNPGEVEASMYERWVAAGYFEADVTSDKPPYSIVLPPPNVTGNLHIGHALDHTLMDTLTRRKRMQGYEVLWLPGMDHAGISTQTVVEKQLAVDGKTKEDFGRELFIDKVWDWKRESGGAIQWQMRALGDGVDWSRDRFTLDDGLSRAVQTIFKRLYDAGLIYRAERLVNWSPALRTAISDIEVKYEDVEGELVSLRYGSLDDDEPHVIVATTRVETMLGDTAVAVHPEDPRYRALVGTTLEHPITGRQIPIIADDYVDPEFGSGAVKITPAHDPNDFEMGVRHSLPMPNIMDERGRIVDTGTEFDGMDRFEARVAVRERLAAEGRVVAEKRPYLHSVGHSERSGEPIEPRLSMQWWVKVESLAKAAGDAVRNGDTVIHPASSEPRWFDWVDNMHDWCISRQLWWGHRIPIWYGPEGEVLCVGPDETAPEGYVQDPDVLDTWFSSGLWPFSTLGWPDATPELEKFYPTNVLVTGYDILFFWVARMMMFGTFVADDPVLTAGKNGARQVPFKDVFLHGLIRDQHGKKMSKSRGNGIDPLVWINEYGADTVRFTLARGAQPGSDAAVGEQHALASRSFVTKLFNATKFALMNGAHTGALPDRATLTDADRWILDRLEEVRAEVDSAFDAYEFSKACEALYHFAWDELCDWYLELTKVQFAAEETRAESTRVVLGSVLDAVLRLLHPVIPFVTESLWQALTGGESLVVAAWPQATGVPTDQVSAQRVSDTQRLITEIRRFRSDQGLADKQKVAAKLNGLDAAGLTDLHAPVANLARLTEPGADFAATASLEVRLSAATVTVELDTSGAVDLDAERRRLEKDLGVAEKEVATTTAKLGNEAFLAKAPEPVVAKIKTRQEIATAEVARISARLAELSGK
- the folC gene encoding bifunctional tetrahydrofolate synthase/dihydrofolate synthase; amino-acid sequence: MNHEPEPQYGDELRHPAAGPRLSSGPSPVELAEMALVEAELDTRWPETKIEPSLTRIATLMDLLGSPQHSYPAIHVAGTNGKTSVTRMIDALLTALHRRTGRITSPHLQLATERISIDNAPISPAQYVETYRELVPFIEMIDAQSADAGGPPMSKFEVLTGMAYAAFAEAPIDVAVVETGLGGTWDATNVIDGQIAVITPIGMDHTDFLGTDLTSIAGEKAGIIKRAPDLLIPRDTVAIIAEQDPEAMDVLLRRAVEVDAAVAREGGEFRVLARQIAVGGQQLELQGLGGVYDEIFLPLHGEHQARNAVLALAAVEAFFGAGADRQLDIDAVRAGFANVTSPGRLERMRNAPTIFIDAAHNPAGAQALAATLTAEFDFRKLVGVVAVLADKDADGILSALEPVFDEIVVTNNGSPRAMDVDVLADLAVQRFGDERVITASTLPDALESAIAIAEEVGEAGEMVSGAGVVVTGSVVTAGATRALFGKDPA
- a CDS encoding translation initiation factor IF-2 N-terminal domain-containing protein — encoded protein: MAEQEPSGTTPQDAEQLPERIRVHALAKRLGVTSKRILAKLTELGADARSAQSNVDRAIAESVRDALGPPEGETPAATAAPQAAETPAATADETPAAPAAETPAPAAAAPVEQQAEIVESQPSRGHGGLVFSAPDPIVGSAGAERPSEVAHQPSIQLFTHPVREEPHVAAPVVFESAAVVQAPLFLPPDAAAAEQARRKRRTERETRREEPVVEQVEEEPETVEDEQDTADQQNDADDQPRRRRRGRRGRGRGRGEQHSDSDDENDNDGEAESDTDDEQPAENADTAESADAADDNADADDDENAGDGSSRRRRRRRRRKVAGDSGDAADVTEDDPPNTVVHEREPRNKSRSRATTVDEVQGITGSTRLEAKRQRRRDGREAGRRRPPILTESEFLARREAVDRVMVVREKAFPDHPTATQVAVLEDNILVEHFVTSTGSASMVGNVYLGKVQNVLPSMEAAFVDIGRGRNGVLYAGEVNWEAAGLGGKERKIEQALKPGDQVLVQVSKDPVGHKGARLTTQISLAGRFLVYVPGGTSTGISRKLPDTERKRLKEILRDIVPNDAGVIIRTASEGVAEAELARDVERLQATWRTIEKAAEGKNDGAPKTLYEEPDLLVKVIRDLFNEDFSKLVIEGDRAWSTVEKYIGTVAPEMLARVARHENNGVDVFETYRIDEQLAKALDRKVWLPSGGTLVIDRTEAMTVVDVNTGKFTGAGGSNLEETVTRNNLEAAEEIVRQMRLRDIGGMIVVDFIDMVLESNRDLVLRRLTEALGRDRTRHQVSEVTSLGLVQMTRKKLGTGLVEAFSTTCEHCHGRGILVHAYPVEPSSGEESASRGTRETGSRRRRGRDKGAAPAAPAAAANGTAVAESEEDIAVKRAHPVALAMAAHHGEDAAPEEPKAVEAESGPVDTGAGSAAADSADQASAVETPVAEPEHATAADEVTEAVTTEAVVAVPAQDEETEPAEVVEVETRTQAPVAPEPVAAEAKAPEPVAAEAKGAEPKAADNHAVTNGAPEPAPRPARRRRVARSVSAPAADSSGAVFVLPTAEHAPAPAVDYTADVPVVVPERRPRRRAVGRPAGPPPDES
- a CDS encoding DUF4233 domain-containing protein — translated: MTDETGSVPPPATDPWKGFRGVMAGTLVLEAIVVLLALPVVGSVGGGVTWWSGTYLVVLALVMFLGAGLQGRPWAMPFNLGLQVLVLLGTFIHLSIGIIGIVFAVVWGFILVLRADVRGRIEKGLLPSQRLPRSS